A segment of the Novipirellula galeiformis genome:
GCCTCCGGTCGTCGCCGCGAATGGCATCGTGAACTTCTCGGGGAAGAACTCCGCACTGCGCTTGCGATATTCCTCGGGAACTTCCTGCTTCGACCCGCCAAAGGATTTGCTGATCGCGTCTTGGAAGCGTTCGTACTCGACATGGTTCGCGGTCCCATTGATGGCAACGACGCCGTCAACCAACTCGGGATGCAATGCGGCAAACGTCAGCGCGGAACTGCCCCCCATCGATGCGCCCGACACGATCAAACGTTCCACTTGATACTGTTTCTTCAGGATGCGAATGATCTGCAACAGATCGGCTTCGGCGGCCGGCCCCATCCACGATGTCTTCGCTCGGTAGTCAGGTGTGATCATCAGCATCCCGTTTGCGGCCGCAGCGTCACGTGCCGCTCGGCACTCACCTCGCATCTGAGTGGCAAATTGCCAACGGTCTGAACCGTGTCCATGCAACACGATCAACACCGAAATCGGCTTGTCCGCTGCAAATTGATGCGGCGTCAGCTCGACGTACTTTTGCTCACTTCCGTCGTAATCCGCCGTGAACGTTCGATCGACGATCGCCGCAAACGGAGACGCTTTGTCTTCGGCAAACGCCATTGATGGCGCCAACAATGCGATACAAACGCTGGCGAGCGCGAAAGGCCGCAAGGATCGTTGGACATGTTCAACCAATGCCTTCGCTTTCAACCGCTTCAAACGCCATGAACTTGGCATCGATCGCACGAGCTTCACGAACCGGATCGATGGGTGACATTGACTTTTTGTACGCATAATTCTCAACAAGGTGCAACGAAGGAGAGGAATCAGAAAACCGTTCGCCAGGAAGCAATCACGTTACAACAGATTTGCTCCGCCCGTGTACTTCTTCACGATTTCGGGATCGAGCTCGAGCCCCAGACCCGGGCCGGATGGAATCGCGAGCATGCCATCGGCATCCAACTTGAACTGGTTCGCACTGATTTCATCGATGAATGGCGAGCCGGTTAAATATTCGACGAGATCAGTACCAGGGAACGCCGAGGCAAGATGCAAGTCGGCGGCGAGTCCTACCGCGGTGTTCCATCCATGTGGAATAAAGCGAATACCGTGCTCTTGAGCCATCCATGCGATCCGGCGTTCTTCGCTGATCCCGCCAACCTTGGTGACGTCCGGTTGCACGATATCCAACGCTCGGGCGGCCATCCAAGGCATAAAGGCTTGGCGGCGCGTCAGCACCTCGCCGCCTGCGATCGACACCGGAGAATGCTCGCGGAGCTTGGCGTAATCTTCGATGGCGTCCGGGGGAAGCGCTTCCTCGAACCAGTGCACATCATAATCGGCCAACATCGTTGCGGTGTTTAACGCCCACTTGTAGCCGTTCGTCCAAAACGCGTCGCTGCCACCGGCATCCACCATCAATCGGCACTCGGCACCGACCGCTTCTCGCGCGGCTTGGACGATCGCACGATCTGTCGCTGCATTGACACGACCGAACGGTCCCCAGCCAATTTTGAAGGCGCGAAACCCTTCGGCTTTTACTGCCAACAAGTGATCTCGCAGTTTGCTCGGTTCGTCCATCAACAACGAGGCATAAGGTTGCACTCGATCGCGATAACGTCCGCCCAACAATCGGCCCACCGGTTGCCCCGTCGCTTGACCGAACAAATCCCACAATGCAATGTCGATGCCGCTGATCGCATGGGTCAGGGAACCGCCACGCCCGAGCCAAAACATATGTTGATGCAACTTTTCGCTAACGCGTTCGGGTTCGAGCGCATTTTCGCCGCGATACAACGGCTCGAGCACTGCCAATGCCGCTTGCACCAATGCATCGTTGGTGAACACGCTGCCCAGTCCCACGGCACCTTCATCTGTATGGACCGCAATCAGCGTATGCACACAATCGTCGGGCCGCAGTTCATTGCTCCAACCGCCCTCGGGCGTTGCGCCGCGCAGACCCGCGCAGCGTATTTCTCGTATTTTCATAAAGTCTTTAGTGTGATCGTTGAAACAGTTGGGTTTGACGCGTGAAAGGGACGTTGGCATCGAGCGGAAAGATTGGACGGGGACAGCGGGTGTGACCAAGGTACGGCACGTTCGCACTGGCCGAACCCGGCGCATCGATATTGACCATTTGCGTGCACCAATCCGCATACATATGGTGCTGGCAATGAGGCGACTTGACCACCACGGCATCAAACGCTTTCGGGTTCTGGCCGTGAGCGTAAAAGAAGGAACGATCGTACAAATTCACTGCCCGACTGCTGACCACGAGCGTAAAGTTTTCTGACTCGAGCACCGCCGTAGGCCCGGCAAACCACTGTTCCCCAAACGATTCACTATGGAAGTGACCGTCCGAAAGCGAACGTACGGTCGCCGTCATCTCCAGCGGCTGAAACCGCTCGGGATCCACGCTGCCGCCAATCGTCGTTTGAATCGTCGCGGAAACGCCTGCCGCGAACGCTTGGGCGACCGCCTCGGCATCCACAATCGGAACCAAGGTGCGTCCCTTAAAGCCGGCTTCGACCAGTTTCCGCAGAACGGCATTACTGTCGCCCGATGCTCCCGAGCTTGTCGCGTCCGCAGCATCCACCAACGCGAGCGTCCCTTCGCGGTGGGCGCAAGCGACACTTGCCATCGTATCGAGACTGGCCAAGGGGACTCGCATCTTGGCATGGTGCTCCCAAAAACGATCTGCGATCCGCAGCGCCTCACGCTTCGCCAACTCGGGATCGTTATCGGTGACGACGAAGCTATACGTTTGCAGCGACGGAACGTCGGTGAACGGATTGCCGATGAACATGCCCGCCGAAAGCCCCACGGTATCGCCTTCGACTTGCTGAGCGATACGAATACTCTCGCCAAACCGCCCACTGGACGTGATCAGCTCATCGCCGCGAACCAGAGCAGGAACCGCCACTTTCGCCGTCACCGGCTTCACCTCGCCAGACTCGATTCGCAGCAGCAACCGAGCGGCTCGTTGTCCCGTTTCATAGAAATCGACATGAGGATAGGTGTGGTAGGCGACAATCGCGTCGCTGTGCTCCACCATCCGATCGGTCAGAATGCCGTGCAGATCGAGCGACAGCACGATCGGAATGTCTTCACCCAGGATCTTGCGTGCCTCCGCCATCAGATAGCCTTCCGGATCGAGTTCATCCTCACTCGCCATCGCGCCGTGCATGCAGAAATAAACCGCATCGACCGCCCCTGCTTCGCGAACGCTGTCGAGAAACTCTCGTGCGATGCGCTGCCACGCCTCCTTGGCCAATGTCCCTCCCGAGGTAATGAACGCCGCGCTG
Coding sequences within it:
- a CDS encoding alpha/beta hydrolase family protein gives rise to the protein MKLVRSMPSSWRLKRLKAKALVEHVQRSLRPFALASVCIALLAPSMAFAEDKASPFAAIVDRTFTADYDGSEQKYVELTPHQFAADKPISVLIVLHGHGSDRWQFATQMRGECRAARDAAAANGMLMITPDYRAKTSWMGPAAEADLLQIIRILKKQYQVERLIVSGASMGGSSALTFAALHPELVDGVVAINGTANHVEYERFQDAISKSFGGSKQEVPEEYRKRSAEFFPEKFTMPFAATTGGRDESVPPESVLRLVESLRKQPTKLLSIHRPEVGHTTSYDDTKRAFEFVIAASQTASRAPQSAGQ
- a CDS encoding mandelate racemase/muconate lactonizing enzyme family protein gives rise to the protein MKIREIRCAGLRGATPEGGWSNELRPDDCVHTLIAVHTDEGAVGLGSVFTNDALVQAALAVLEPLYRGENALEPERVSEKLHQHMFWLGRGGSLTHAISGIDIALWDLFGQATGQPVGRLLGGRYRDRVQPYASLLMDEPSKLRDHLLAVKAEGFRAFKIGWGPFGRVNAATDRAIVQAAREAVGAECRLMVDAGGSDAFWTNGYKWALNTATMLADYDVHWFEEALPPDAIEDYAKLREHSPVSIAGGEVLTRRQAFMPWMAARALDIVQPDVTKVGGISEERRIAWMAQEHGIRFIPHGWNTAVGLAADLHLASAFPGTDLVEYLTGSPFIDEISANQFKLDADGMLAIPSGPGLGLELDPEIVKKYTGGANLL
- a CDS encoding M81 family metallopeptidase; translation: MPRILIAECKQEVSTFNPQLSGYDDFAIRHGDELLRYHRRVRNEIGGALSVFDATDGVEIVAGYSAAFITSGGTLAKEAWQRIAREFLDSVREAGAVDAVYFCMHGAMASEDELDPEGYLMAEARKILGEDIPIVLSLDLHGILTDRMVEHSDAIVAYHTYPHVDFYETGQRAARLLLRIESGEVKPVTAKVAVPALVRGDELITSSGRFGESIRIAQQVEGDTVGLSAGMFIGNPFTDVPSLQTYSFVVTDNDPELAKREALRIADRFWEHHAKMRVPLASLDTMASVACAHREGTLALVDAADATSSGASGDSNAVLRKLVEAGFKGRTLVPIVDAEAVAQAFAAGVSATIQTTIGGSVDPERFQPLEMTATVRSLSDGHFHSESFGEQWFAGPTAVLESENFTLVVSSRAVNLYDRSFFYAHGQNPKAFDAVVVKSPHCQHHMYADWCTQMVNIDAPGSASANVPYLGHTRCPRPIFPLDANVPFTRQTQLFQRSH